In Haloplanus rubicundus, one DNA window encodes the following:
- a CDS encoding type IV pilin, with the protein MQLKQLLTEDRAVSPVIGVILMVAITVILAAVIGTFVLGLGDQVSESAPQASFSFDFNGSNGVNITHEGGETLEESNINVSGDEGGVTETTAFPSTIAAGDTAEYGSVAEGETIRVVWTNPAGGSTNTIARATAPQ; encoded by the coding sequence ATGCAACTGAAACAACTCCTAACCGAGGATCGTGCGGTCAGCCCGGTCATCGGCGTCATTCTGATGGTGGCTATCACCGTCATTCTGGCCGCCGTGATCGGCACGTTCGTCCTCGGCCTGGGCGACCAAGTCAGCGAGAGCGCACCGCAAGCCAGCTTCAGCTTCGACTTCAACGGCAGTAATGGCGTGAACATCACTCACGAGGGTGGTGAGACGCTGGAGGAGAGCAACATCAACGTCAGCGGTGACGAGGGCGGCGTGACCGAAACCACGGCCTTCCCGTCCACGATCGCGGCCGGTGACACAGCCGAGTACGGTAGTGTCGCCGAAGGCGAGACCATCCGCGTCGTCTGGACCAACCCGGCCGGCGGGAGCACGAACACTATCGCCCGCGCGACCGCACCGCAGTAA
- a CDS encoding type IV pilin, protein MQLKQLLTEDRAVSPVIGVILMVAITVILAAVIGTFVLGLGDQVSDNAPQASFSFDFNDGGDGFDGTSDDIVNITHEGGETIENSTLSVSGDDSGLTYVPSDSNWGDDGVVSAGDRISHSDVNSGETIRVIWTNPNGGSTNTIARATAPQ, encoded by the coding sequence ATGCAACTGAAACAACTACTGACGGAGGACCGCGCAGTGAGCCCGGTCATCGGCGTCATCCTGATGGTGGCCATCACCGTCATCCTCGCCGCCGTGATCGGCACGTTCGTCCTCGGCCTGGGCGACCAGGTGAGCGACAACGCACCGCAGGCTAGCTTCAGCTTCGACTTCAACGACGGCGGCGACGGGTTCGACGGAACCAGCGACGACATCGTCAACATCACCCACGAGGGTGGCGAGACAATAGAGAACTCGACGCTCAGCGTGAGCGGCGACGATAGCGGGCTGACCTACGTCCCCAGCGACTCGAACTGGGGCGACGACGGCGTCGTCTCCGCCGGTGACCGCATCTCCCACAGCGACGTCAACTCCGGCGAGACCATCCGTGTCATCTGGACCAACCCCAACGGCGGGAGCACCAACACCATCGCTCGCGCGACGGCACCGCAGTAA
- a CDS encoding DUF5815 family protein: MTKPGVPGDDARTVELPCGETVRATDLDLGMREFDCVCGDVHAVVMDVHPPERFLPEFLVDLLRETVETSSEEMPEFDTPHLLGVVLEEFPDQVAVADLSDEGDVGYALLWVSDFDSRRLHEVVVELVIELMEHAVSHADDDAAIQEFEQQMLEFDVSAFVDQYRAERDLDADDVYA, from the coding sequence ATGACGAAACCGGGCGTCCCCGGCGACGACGCGCGGACGGTCGAGCTACCCTGCGGCGAGACCGTCCGCGCGACCGACCTCGATCTGGGGATGCGGGAGTTCGACTGTGTCTGCGGCGACGTCCACGCCGTCGTGATGGACGTCCATCCACCCGAGCGATTCCTGCCCGAATTCCTGGTCGACCTGCTCCGGGAGACGGTCGAGACCAGCAGCGAGGAGATGCCTGAGTTCGACACGCCGCACCTCCTGGGCGTCGTCCTGGAGGAGTTTCCCGACCAGGTGGCCGTCGCGGACCTGAGCGACGAGGGCGACGTGGGCTACGCGCTCCTGTGGGTGAGCGACTTCGACTCGCGGCGCCTCCACGAGGTCGTCGTCGAACTCGTGATCGAACTGATGGAACACGCCGTCAGCCACGCCGACGACGACGCCGCGATCCAGGAGTTCGAGCAGCAGATGCTGGAGTTCGACGTGTCGGCGTTCGTCGACCAGTACCGCGCCGAGCGCGATCTCGACGCCGACGACGTCTACGCCTGA